A genomic segment from Poecilia reticulata strain Guanapo linkage group LG3, Guppy_female_1.0+MT, whole genome shotgun sequence encodes:
- the rassf10b gene encoding ras association domain-containing protein 10: MGSPSAPEERKISVWVCREEKLVLGLSKRNTCADVVKVLLEEQCAQTGLSTAESYCVVEKWRGFERILPNKTKLLKLWLAWGDERKNVKFLLVKTDASLENRRARSAEARVVPSKQSPCVTKGSPRSNMACISPEKQRRIVRKAFRKLEKINRKRTRAAHRDASSAEKMETLVHLVVSQDHTIRQQVQRITELDSEIERCEAKVHLERIKTHGVNYVQNTYLVGAVYVPAQEGKGFYSKETFAKLKEYARQCEEVLKLQEELSEQEALMDTITTHIQEELNLRWMQRRKEELRIKRSSSLSSSQADSAPQSAQFMEEERIKTQLDASLYIGLRLNADLEAIRGDLELSQQIGAAREKEMRDLLDKVNSMDMEEEDGDEKTRHGTDDKETMTDTLEGESEWVEQARGLSKTENENDDDSDTGLSSLHSQDSDGLPVWESLV, from the coding sequence ATGGGGTCTCCCTCAGCTCCAGAGGAGAGAAAGATATCTGTGTGGGTCTGCCGAGAGGAGAAGCTGGTCCTCGGCTTGTCGAAGCGCAACACCTGCGCTGATGTCGTGAAAGTGCTCCTGGAGGAGCAGTGCGCGCAAACCGGCCTTTCCACGGCGGAGTCTTACTGCGTCGTGGAGAAATGGAGGGGCTTCGAGAGAATTTTACCGaacaaaaccaaacttttaAAGCTGTGGCTCGCGTGGGGAGACGAGCGGAAAAACGTCAAGTTTCTGCTGGTGAAAACAGACGCCTCTTTGGAGAACCGCAGGGCCCGGAGCGCAGAGGCGCGCGTGGTGCCGAGCAAGCAGAGCCCTTGCGTCACCAAAGGGTCTCCGAGGTCTAACATGGCCTGCATCTCGCCGGAGAAACAGCGTCGGATTGTTAGGAAAGCTTTCAGAAAGCTGGAGAAGATCAACAGGAAGAGGACGCGCGCGGCGCACAGAGACGCATCCAGCGCAGAGAAGATGGAGACTTTGGTTCATCTTGTTGTGTCTCAGGACCACACAATCCGCCAGCAGGTTCAGAGGATCACAGAACTGGACTCAGAGATCGAAAGGTGTGAGGCAAAGGTGCATCTGGAGAGAATTAAAACGCACGGGGTCAATTACGTGCAGAACACGTATCTGGTGGGCGCAGTTTATGTCCCAGCGCAGGAAGGAAAGGGATTTTACTCAAAAGAGACTTTTGCCAAACTTAAAGAGTATGCTCGGCAGTGCGAGGAGGTGCTGAAGCTACAAGAGGAGCTTTCTGAACAGGAGGCCCTGATGGATACGATCACAACTCACATTCAGGAGGAGCTGAACCTCCGCTGGATGCAGCGCAGGAAGGAGGAGTTGCGCATCAAACGGTCCtcatctctctcctcctcccagGCAGACTCAGCGCCGCAAAGCGCGCAATTTATGGAGGAAGAGAGGATCAAAACGCAGCTAGATGCAAGTTTATACATCGGCCTGCGACTCAACGCGGATTTAGAGGCTATTAGGGGCGATTTAGAGCTGTCCCAGCAGATTGGCGCTGCCAGGGAGAAGGAAATGAGGGATTTGCTGGACAAAGTGAACAGTATGgacatggaggaggaggacggcgATGAAAAGACGCGCCACGGGACAGATGACAAGGAGACCATGACTGACACTTTGGAAGGGGAAAGTGAGTGGGTGGAGCAAGCGAGAGGTCtgtctaaaacagaaaatgagaacGACGACGACTCGGACACAGGCTTAAGCTCTTTGCACAGTCAGGACTCAGACGGCCTCCCAGTGTGGGAATCACTGGTTTGA
- the tead1b gene encoding transcriptional enhancer factor TEF-1 isoform X7 has protein sequence MASMSSAQIVSATAIHNKLGLPGIPRPAFPGAGLWQGMISAGQPGSSQDIKPFTQQPYPIQPAVTTAISSYESATAPAPTAPAWQGRSIGTSKLRLVEFSAFLEQQRDQDSYNKHLFVHIGQTNYSYSDALLESVDIRQIYDKFPEKKGGLKELYGKGPQNSFFLIKFWADLNCNIQDDTGSFYGVTSQYESSENMTITCSTKVCSFGKQVVEKVETEYARFENGRFVYRISRSPMCEYMINFIHKLKHLPEKYMMNSVLENFTILLVVSNRDTQETLLCMACVFEVSNSEHGAQHHIYRLVKE, from the exons ATGGCCTCCATGTCCTCGGCTCAGATCGTCTCCGCCACGGCGATTCACAACAAGCTTGGCCTGCCAGGCATCCCTCGGCCCGCCTTTCCAGGAGCAGGG TTATGGCAGGGTATGATATCAGCTGGGCAGCCAGGATCCTCACAAGA TATTAAGCCTTTTACCCAGCAACCATATCCAATCCAGCCAGCGGTCACAACAGCCATTTCAA GTTATGAATCTGCCACTGCTCCAGCTCCCACAGCTCCAGCGTGGCAGGGCCGCTCCATTGGCACATCCAAACTCCGACTAGTGGAGTTCTCCGCCTTCTTAGAGCAACAGAGAGACCAAGACTCG TACAACAAGCACCTGTTCGTACACATTGGACAGACAAATTATTCCTACAGTGACGCTTTGCTTGAGTCGGTGGACATTCGTCAGATTTACGATAAATTTCCTGAAAAGAAAGGAGGACTGAAGGAGCTGTATGGAAAAGGTCCTCAGAACTCCTTTTTCCTCATCAAATTTTGG gcCGATCTAAACTGTAACATTCAAGATGATACTGGATCATTTTATGGGGTGACCAGCCAGTATGAAAGTTCAGAGAACATGACCATAACATGTTCGACAAAGGTTTGCTCCTTTGGAAAGCAGGTTGTTGAGAAAGTAGAG aCTGAATATGCGCGGTTTGAGAATGGACGCTTTGTTTACCGGATAAGCAGGTCTCCGATGTGTGAATACATGATCAACTTCATCCACAAGCTAAAACATCTCCCAGAGAAATACATGATGAACAGTGTCCTGGAAAACTTCACCATCTTATTG GTGGTGTCAAATAGGGACACCCAGGAGACGTTGCTATGTATGGCTTGCGTGTTTGAAGTATCAAACAGCGAGCACGGCGCCCAGCATCATATCTACAGACTGGTAAAGGAGTGA